The Bifidobacterium bifidum ATCC 29521 = JCM 1255 = DSM 20456 region GCTTTGCATGCGATGGAGACCGCCGCCTATTCGCTCGGCCTGGGATGCGTCATCCTCGGTTCCCTGCTCAATGATGTTCCCGGTCTGATCGAAGCGCTGCACCTGCCCCAGTACACGTATCCTGTGCTGGGATTGGCGATCGGCAAGCCCGATCAGGCTCCCGCGCTCAAGCCTCGCATGCCTCGCGAGCTGCAGTTCTTCGATGACGTGTATCCGTCGGATGATGACGCCACTGAATCCATCAAGGAGCGTATCGGCGCCTTTGACGTTTCAGTGCATGAGTACTACGATTTGCGCAACACCGATCGTCCCGTTGACGCATTCAGCGATCAGATCGCCTCGATTGCAGCCCAGCGCATGGACGCCACGCATCAGGTGATACCGAACGCCACATCGCAGGGATTCCGTCTCGACCGGTAAATGACCCCCAAACGATAATGGGCGGTGGTCGGAACCTGATATCGGGTTCCGACCACCGCCCATTGTGTTATCTGACTCGTTTGTTCGGTCCTCGCGGATTCGCCTATTCGGCGAATGACGGGAGAAGAGCGTCAACGCCACCGCGGCTTGTAGCCCTTCTTGCGGCTGTGCGGTTTTATCTGCTGGTTCAGGGGGACATACGTGTGCTCATGAGCGGGATCACGATGCGTCAGATGCCAGGTGCCGCAATATTCGCACCGATACACCCACAGCTCCGCTCCGCGTTCGATAAGGCTCTGATCGGCGGCGTGCTGCGCCTGGGCCTTGTCATGGTACATGATCTTGTTCGAGGTGGAACAGCGTTTCGGAGTGAAGTAATGCATAGCAACACCACAGTCTAGGACAGGGATTCTTCTGTTGCAACGGCTGTTGTT contains the following coding sequences:
- a CDS encoding nitroreductase family protein translates to MVTNSTIETLLNRRSIRKFVAEPFDDDTVATLETVAQHAASSQYLNDWSAVRVKDPALKRRMSEIGRQPYIAEAPLLYVFVADEHRNAIIAESKGVPTDSDTYGLAGSYRFSQAQNDAVLALHAMETAAYSLGLGCVILGSLLNDVPGLIEALHLPQYTYPVLGLAIGKPDQAPALKPRMPRELQFFDDVYPSDDDATESIKERIGAFDVSVHEYYDLRNTDRPVDAFSDQIASIAAQRMDATHQVIPNATSQGFRLDR